A window from Vigna angularis cultivar LongXiaoDou No.4 chromosome 7, ASM1680809v1, whole genome shotgun sequence encodes these proteins:
- the LOC108338054 gene encoding NAD kinase 2, chloroplastic: MVACIDMAFSADMAAALSPSYHCFFKPPPSFLGLGLGLEFQRKGRKLRRHFNLVISAQLSNSFSFSFGLDSPNLNSFQSNDTSRLSWMGPVPGDIAEVEAFCRIFRNSERLHSALMDALCNPLTGECSVSYEVPSDEKPQLEDKIVSVLGCMVSLVNKGREDILSGRSSIMNSFRAADVSTTDDKLPPLALFRSEMKRCCESLHVALENYLVLDDDRSLNVWRKLQRLKNVCYDSGFPRGEGFPCHMLFSNWNPVYLSASKEDMETKDTEAVFCSGGQVTEEGLKWLLDKGYKTIIDLRAETVKDNFYQAALHDAISSGRIELVKIPVEARTAPTVEQVVRFASYVLNGSKRPIYLHSKEGVLRTSAMVSRWRQYMTRSSSQIVSNPPVTPYGMLSRYTNGSARLLDSSTTAERSSLEKDFNKLPENLDSARSSVGAFDKSTSQKKYNGETQGTTVLSEVSTDNKELSEATAANEERSFPSDFSKINPLKSQLPPCDIFSKREMSKFLGSRKISPPSYVNYQSRRLEGSLQQRNMNITKQQGGVGVSSSDNPIPKIVGPESSNGSAHVDYPSRKSQITVDGNRKLGNGSTSSSVRTTVNGFSDHEYMTNGNGSNTVKNNFDNVAANSQRIEDHMVKHRLALNDDDLGSIEGDMCASSTGVVRVQSRKKAEMFLVRTDGFSCTREKVTESSLAFTHPSTQQQMLMWKSMPKNVLLLKKLGDELMEEAKMVATFLHRQEKMNVLVEPDVHDIFARIPGFGFVQTFYSQDTSDLHEKVDFVACLGGDGVILHASNLFREAVPPIVSFNLGSLGFLTSHDFDDYKQDLRQVIHGNNTRDGVYITLRMRLRCEIFHKGKAMPGKVFDILNEIVVDRGSNPYLSKIECYEHDRLITKVQGDGVIVATPTGSTAYSTAAGGSMVHPNVPCILFTPICPHSLSFRPVILPDSAQLELKIPDDARSNAWVSFDGKRRQQLSRGDSVRISMSQHPLPTVNKFDQTGDWFHSLIRCLNWNERLDQKAL; the protein is encoded by the exons ATGGTAGCATGCATCGACATGGCATTCTCGGCGGACATGGCCGCGGCTCTGTCACCTTCGTATCATTGTTTCTTCAAGCCTCCTCCGTCGTTCTTGGGCCTGGGCCTGGGCCTGGAGTTTCAGAGGAAGGGAAGAAAGCTCCGTAGACACTTCAACTTGGTCATCAGCGCCCAACTTTCCAACTCCTTTTCCTTTAGCTTCGGTCTCGACTCTCCG aatttgAATTCCTTCCAATCCAATGATACATCACGGTTGTCTTGGATGGGTCCAGTTCCAGGTGATATTGCTGAAGTTGAGGCGTTTTGTAGGATCTTTAGGAATTCAGAAAGGCTTCATTCTGCATTAATGGATGCATTATGTAACCCATTGACTGGTGAGTGTAGTGTTTCATATGAGGTTCCATCAGATGAGAAACCTCAACTAGAAGATAAAATAGTTTCTGTTCTTGGATGCATGGTATCTCTTGTGAACAAAGGAAGGGAGGATATTCTTTCTGGAAGATCCTCAATTATGAATTCCTTTCGTGCTGCAGATGTCAGCACAACAGATGATAAGCTCCCCCCACTAGCCCTTTTTAGGAGTGAGATGAAAAGGTGTTGTGAGAGCTTGCATGTAGCTCTCGAAAACTATTTAGTACTTGATGATGATCGAAGCTTAAATGTATGGAGGAAACTTCAAAGACTGAAGAATGTCTGCTATGATTCTGGTTTTCCTCGTGGGGAGGGTTTTCCTTGTCACATGCTATTTTCAAATTGGAATCCTGTATATTTATCTGCTTCTAAAGAGGACATGGAAACCAAAGACACAGAAGCAGTCTTTTGCAGTGGTGGTCAGGTAACAGAAGAAGGCCTGAAGTGGTTACTGGATAAAGGATATAAAACCATTATAGATCTTAGAGCAGAGACTGTGAAAGACAACTTCTATCAAGCGGCTTTACACGATGCCATTTCATCTGGAAGAATTGAATTGGTTAAAATCCCAGTTGAAGCTAGGACTGCACCTACAGTGGAGCAGGTTGTGAGGTTTGCATCTTATGTTTTAAATGGCAGCAAAAGGCCTATCTATCTTCACAGCAAGGAAGGAGTTTTAAGAACATCTGCCATGGTCTCCCGATGGAGGCAGTACATGACTCGATCTTCTTCACAGATTGTTTCTAATCCACCAGTTACACCCTATGGCATGTTATCACGATATACAAATGGGTCTGCTAGACTTCTGGATTCTTCAACAACTGCAGAGAGATCCTCCCTGGAAAAAGATTTCAATAAATTGCCCGAGAATTTGGACTCAGCACGTAGTTCTGTTGGTGCATTTGACAAAAGCACCTCTCAAAAGAAGTATAACGGTGAAACACAAGGTACTACAGTCTTGAGTGAAGTTTCTACTGATAACAAGGAATTATCAGAAGCAACTGCTGCTAATGAGGAAAGATCTTTTCCAAGTGACTTCAGCAAAATTAACCCTTTAAAATCTCAACTTCCTCCTTGTGATATCTTTTCCAAAAGAGAGATGTCAAAATTTTTGGGAAGCCGGAAGATCTCACCGCCCTCTTATGTCAATTATCAGAGTAGAAGGTTGGAAGGCTCTCTGCAACAGAGGAACATGAATATAACAAAACAACAGGGAGGTGTGGGTGTCAGCAGTAGTGATAATCCTATACCTAAAATAGTAGGTCCAGAAAGTTCAAATGGATCAGCCCATGTGGACTATCCATCTAGAAAGTCCCAGATTACAGTTGATGGAAATAGGAAGTTAGGAAACGGGAGTACTTCTAGTTCTGTTAGGACAACAGTAAATGGATTTAGTGACCATGAATACATGACTAATGGCAATGGTTCCAACACTGTGaagaataattttgataatGTCGCAGCTAACTCTCAAAGGATTGAAGATCATATGGTTAAACATAGGTTAGCCTTAAATGATGATGACTTGGGATCCATAGAAGGAGATATGTGTGCTTCTTCAACAGGAGTTGTAAGAGTGCAATCAAGAAAGAAGGCTGAGATGTTCCTAGTTCGAACAGATGGATTTTCTTGTACCAGAGAAAAAGTGACCGAATCTTCTTTGGCTTTCACTCATCCTAGCACCCAGCAGCAGATGCTTATGTGGAAGTCTATGCCGAAGAAtgtattattgttaaaaaaacttgGAGATGAACTAATGGAAGAAGCAAAAATG GTTGCCACTTTTCTTCATCGCcaagaaaaaatgaatgttCTTGTGGAACCTGATGTGCATGACATATTTGCTAGAATTCCAGGCTTTGGATTTGTTCAGACCTTCTACAGTCAAGATACCAG TGATCTACATGAAAAAGTAGACTTTGTGGCATGCTTGGGAGGAGATGGCGTTATACTGCATGCATCAAATCTTTTCAGAGAAGCGGTTCCCCCTATTGTGTCATTTAACCTAGGCTCCCTTGGTTTTCTAACTTCTCATGAT TTTGATGATTACAAGCAAGACTTACGACAAGTCATCCATGGAAATAATACACGAGATGGTGTGTATATTACTCTCAGAATGCGTCTCCGGTGTGAAATTTTTCATAAAGGTAAAGCAATGCCAGGGAAAGTATTTGACATCCTCAATGAGATTGTTGTTGATCGGGGCTCCAATCCTTACCTTTCAAAGATTGAATGCTATGAACATGATCGACTTATAACCAAA GTACAAGGTGATGGAGTTATCGTAGCCACCCCAACAGGAAGTACAGCCTATTCTACTGCTGCTGGAGGTTCCATG